The following proteins are co-located in the Rheinheimera salexigens genome:
- a CDS encoding TIGR01777 family oxidoreductase: MKILITGATGLIGTALIQFWQSQHQLIALTRSEAKAKQLTAQGITAVTDLNQVDFNTVDAVVNLAGEPIFGRRWSDKQKQLLCQSRWQLTEQLYQAIASAETAPKVLISGSAIGYYGAQQQQIIDEDYSHLHADFSHTLCQRWEQIALQASSTYTRVCLLRTGIVLAKHGGALQRMLLPFKLGLGGKLGNGRQYMAWIHLNDMVRIIDFLLLHPTLQGAFNATAPHPVTNTEFTKQLAATLHRPALLPLPSSLLRLLLGEMADLLLNSQRVVPVRLTAANFNFTYPQLADALTATLAS; encoded by the coding sequence ATGAAAATACTTATTACTGGTGCCACTGGCTTAATTGGCACGGCATTAATCCAGTTTTGGCAGTCACAACATCAACTTATTGCCCTAACCCGTAGTGAGGCTAAAGCTAAACAACTTACCGCACAGGGTATAACTGCGGTTACCGATTTAAACCAAGTTGATTTCAATACTGTTGATGCTGTGGTTAATCTCGCTGGCGAGCCCATTTTTGGTCGGCGTTGGTCGGATAAACAAAAACAGCTGTTATGCCAAAGCCGCTGGCAACTTACCGAACAACTTTATCAAGCCATAGCTTCGGCTGAAACTGCACCTAAAGTGTTGATAAGTGGCTCAGCAATTGGCTATTACGGTGCGCAACAACAGCAGATTATTGACGAAGATTACTCACACCTACATGCTGATTTTAGCCATACACTTTGCCAACGCTGGGAACAAATTGCGCTGCAAGCCTCTTCAACTTACACGCGTGTTTGCTTGCTGCGCACTGGTATAGTACTCGCTAAGCATGGCGGGGCTTTGCAACGCATGTTATTGCCCTTTAAACTCGGTTTAGGCGGTAAGTTAGGCAATGGTCGGCAATATATGGCCTGGATCCATTTAAATGATATGGTTCGGATAATAGACTTTTTACTACTGCATCCTACTTTACAAGGGGCTTTTAACGCTACTGCACCACACCCTGTCACTAATACTGAGTTTACCAAGCAGTTAGCAGCAACCCTACATCGTCCTGCTTTACTGCCCTTACCTAGCTCTTTATTACGTTTACTTTTGGGCGAAATGGCAGACTTATTATTAAACAGTCAGCGTGTGGTGCCAGTTCGGCTAACTGCAGCTAATTTTAATTTTACTTATCCCCAATTAGCTGATGCTTTAACTGCAACCTTAGCCAGTTAG